In Limnobaculum parvum, one DNA window encodes the following:
- a CDS encoding serine hydrolase domain-containing protein: MQRSLDRVIEEAIRPEMGLTPAIVGTVVLVSQCGKRLYQRAAGYADRENQIPMMMDTLFRLSSVTKPFVTAAAGVLLEQGRMGLNDCVTQWLPDFTPSLPDGSQPDITIAHLLSHSAGLNYGFSEEPDGPYHQLGVSDGLDISGLTLEENLQRIACAPLLYLPGTSMQYSVATDVLGAVIAQICGTNLADAIHQLVTEPLGITDSGFMVSEPERLAVPYVNSSPEPRKMEADEWLVDPEAGIAGGIHFSPGRALEAGEFFSGGGGMVSTAGDVERLLQVFRTGGHPLFGKQTLNQLLIDRAGDLEFNPGWGFASSWQVLRDPLLANSPQSPGTIGWGGVYGHSWFIDFEQDLSVVVLTNTSPEGLFGEFIEDIRDAVYMALLAKAS, from the coding sequence ATGCAGCGTTCTTTAGATAGAGTCATTGAGGAAGCTATTCGGCCAGAAATGGGCCTGACTCCGGCCATCGTTGGTACTGTGGTATTGGTTTCTCAATGTGGAAAACGGTTATATCAACGGGCCGCCGGATATGCCGATCGGGAAAATCAGATCCCCATGATGATGGATACGCTGTTTCGCTTGTCATCCGTCACTAAGCCCTTTGTAACAGCGGCAGCGGGCGTGTTATTGGAGCAGGGGCGAATGGGTTTAAATGACTGTGTAACTCAATGGCTACCTGATTTTACGCCATCCTTACCGGATGGTAGCCAACCCGATATTACGATTGCCCATCTGCTCTCTCATTCTGCCGGATTAAATTATGGTTTTTCAGAGGAACCCGATGGCCCTTACCATCAGTTAGGGGTTTCAGACGGGTTGGATATTTCTGGATTAACGCTGGAGGAAAACCTTCAGCGTATAGCCTGTGCTCCATTGCTGTATCTACCGGGAACATCAATGCAATATTCAGTGGCGACTGATGTTTTGGGTGCGGTGATTGCTCAGATATGCGGTACTAATCTGGCGGATGCTATCCATCAATTAGTCACGGAGCCATTGGGAATAACGGACAGCGGGTTTATGGTTTCTGAACCAGAACGGCTTGCGGTGCCTTATGTTAATAGCTCGCCTGAACCAAGAAAGATGGAAGCAGACGAATGGTTGGTTGATCCTGAGGCTGGTATTGCTGGCGGTATCCATTTTTCTCCCGGCAGAGCACTGGAGGCCGGAGAGTTTTTCTCTGGTGGTGGGGGCATGGTGAGTACTGCTGGAGATGTTGAAAGGCTATTACAAGTGTTCAGAACCGGTGGGCATCCTCTATTTGGTAAACAAACGCTAAACCAGTTGTTAATCGACCGGGCTGGAGATCTGGAGTTCAACCCTGGTTGGGGGTTTGCTTCCAGCTGGCAAGTATTAAGAGATCCGCTGTTAGCCAACTCTCCGCAATCGCCGGGAACGATAGGTTGGGGCGGCGTATACGGCCATAGCTGGTTTATTGATTTTGAGCAGGACCTCAGCGTAGTAGTGCTGACTAATACCTCCCCAGAAGGGCTGTTTGGGGAGTTTATTGAAGATATTCGCGATGCGGTTTATATGGCGTTGTTGGCGAAGGCTTCGTGA
- the ggt gene encoding gamma-glutamyltransferase, with protein MRYLIVAFLLFWQGTLAAKVVSYGVEEDIFHPVYAKNGMVSSVNSTATQVGVEVLKQGGNAVDAAVAIGYTLAVTHPQAGNIGGGGFMLIRTKDGKTTAIDFREMAPSRATRDMFLDEKGNADSKKSLTSHLASGVPGTVAGFALANEKYGSMPVAELLKPAIKLAKEGFVVNDALADDLAVYGQEVLLDNPNSRAIFIKPDGTPWKKGETLVQTDLANSLSMIAAEGPAAFYQGKIADEIADEMAKNGGLITKQDLATYKAVERTPVSGTYKGYEIYSMPAPSSGGIHIIQILNILENFDLKAMGQNSADAIHVMSEAMKYAYADRSEYLGDPDFVKVPVSALTSKKYAKQLASQIHLDKANPSSTIKPGKLAPYESDQTTHYSVVDSQGNAVAVTYTLNTNFGSGIVAGKSGILLNNQMDDFSAKPGVPNVYGLIGGEANAVQAGKRPLSSMSPTIVTQNGKVVLVTGSPGGSRIITTVLQIVLNTIEFNMNIAEATNAPRIHHQWLPEEIRVEKGISTDTIKLLEKKGHKVSIKPAMGSTQSIVVTPDGLFGAADPRSKDDLAAGY; from the coding sequence ATGCGATATCTGATCGTTGCTTTTCTGCTGTTCTGGCAGGGAACATTGGCCGCGAAAGTTGTCTCCTACGGTGTTGAAGAGGATATTTTCCATCCGGTGTACGCGAAAAACGGGATGGTCTCTTCCGTAAATAGCACCGCAACGCAGGTGGGTGTAGAAGTACTGAAACAGGGTGGTAATGCCGTTGATGCCGCCGTTGCCATTGGTTATACCCTCGCGGTTACCCATCCACAGGCTGGGAATATTGGCGGCGGTGGCTTTATGCTTATTCGCACCAAAGATGGCAAAACAACCGCTATTGATTTCCGAGAAATGGCACCGTCAAGAGCGACACGGGATATGTTTCTGGATGAGAAAGGCAACGCCGACAGCAAGAAATCACTCACCAGCCATTTGGCATCAGGGGTTCCGGGTACCGTTGCCGGTTTTGCTCTAGCCAATGAGAAATATGGCTCGATGCCGGTAGCTGAGCTACTGAAACCCGCTATTAAGCTGGCAAAAGAGGGCTTTGTCGTAAACGATGCACTGGCAGACGATCTGGCGGTTTACGGTCAGGAGGTTCTACTCGATAACCCTAACAGTCGGGCTATCTTCATTAAACCCGATGGCACCCCGTGGAAAAAGGGCGAAACGCTGGTTCAGACCGATCTGGCAAACAGTCTGAGCATGATTGCTGCTGAGGGGCCTGCTGCGTTTTATCAGGGTAAGATTGCCGATGAAATAGCCGATGAGATGGCAAAAAATGGCGGTCTGATTACCAAACAGGATCTGGCTACATATAAAGCCGTCGAGCGTACGCCGGTTTCCGGTACTTATAAGGGCTATGAGATTTACTCCATGCCAGCACCTTCTTCCGGCGGTATCCATATTATTCAGATCCTGAATATTCTGGAAAACTTCGATCTGAAAGCTATGGGGCAAAACAGTGCTGATGCTATTCACGTCATGTCTGAAGCCATGAAGTACGCCTATGCCGACCGCTCAGAATATCTAGGGGATCCGGACTTCGTTAAAGTACCCGTCAGCGCGCTGACCAGTAAGAAGTATGCTAAGCAATTGGCTTCGCAGATTCATCTCGACAAAGCTAATCCATCCAGCACTATCAAACCGGGCAAGCTGGCGCCGTATGAAAGTGACCAAACCACCCACTACTCGGTAGTCGACTCTCAGGGCAACGCCGTCGCGGTAACCTATACCCTGAATACTAACTTTGGTAGCGGTATTGTAGCGGGAAAAAGCGGCATTCTGCTGAACAACCAGATGGATGATTTTTCTGCCAAGCCAGGTGTTCCCAACGTATATGGTTTAATCGGTGGCGAAGCTAACGCGGTTCAGGCCGGAAAACGCCCTCTGTCATCCATGTCACCCACCATCGTAACTCAGAACGGTAAAGTGGTTCTGGTAACTGGTAGCCCAGGTGGCAGCCGTATCATTACCACAGTATTACAGATTGTCCTCAACACTATCGAGTTCAATATGAATATCGCCGAAGCCACGAACGCACCGCGAATTCACCACCAGTGGCTGCCAGAGGAGATTCGGGTTGAGAAAGGCATCAGTACTGACACCATCAAACTGTTAGAGAAAAAGGGTCATAAAGTCAGCATCAAACCGGCAATGGGCAGCACACAAAGTATTGTGGTGACGCCAGACGGGCTGTTTGGGGCAGCGGATCCGAGGTCTAAGGATGATTTAGCGGCAGGATATTAA
- a CDS encoding LemA family protein translates to MGLLITIVVVIFVVLGLGGWVISIYNRLVALRNNIDASFANIDVILKQRADQIPALVQVVSKAMSHEQETFTRLSAARTAYLNAGSIKDKVDAANQMETALKSVIAISENYPTLISGETFIELQKSVSEVEDKIAHRREFFNDAMNLYNIGIALFPNIFCAKVMGYQRMSLLKISTEETAYDGVKFSS, encoded by the coding sequence ATGGGATTGCTGATTACTATTGTGGTTGTCATTTTTGTCGTGTTGGGTCTGGGTGGCTGGGTAATTAGCATTTATAACCGTTTGGTGGCACTGCGTAATAATATTGATGCGTCTTTTGCCAATATTGATGTGATTCTGAAACAGCGTGCTGACCAGATCCCTGCGCTAGTTCAGGTAGTCTCTAAAGCCATGTCCCATGAGCAAGAAACCTTTACCCGCTTAAGTGCAGCCAGAACCGCTTATCTAAATGCGGGTTCGATAAAGGATAAGGTGGACGCTGCCAATCAGATGGAGACGGCATTAAAGTCGGTCATTGCCATTTCAGAAAACTATCCAACGCTGATCTCCGGCGAGACCTTTATTGAGCTGCAAAAATCGGTCAGTGAAGTCGAGGATAAAATTGCTCACCGCCGTGAATTCTTTAATGATGCAATGAATCTTTACAATATTGGTATCGCTCTGTTTCCTAACATTTTTTGTGCCAAAGTGATGGGCTACCAACGGATGTCATTACTAAAAATCAGTACGGAAGAGACCGCTTATGATGGGGTTAAATTTAGCAGCTAA
- a CDS encoding OPT family oligopeptide transporter, translating into MENTSQIRELTLRGIIIGALITVVFTASNVYLGLKVGLTFSSAIPAAVISMAVLRFFSKSNILENNMVQTQASAAGTLSSVIFILPGLLMIGYWNSFPFWQTLLICSAGGMLGVVFSIPLRHAMVVKSNLPYPEGVAAAEILKAGCNDYVGDDGKLVSTNEGAEDDKDNGFRDILFGGFIASVVSFATNGLRILADGASYWFVQGRAIFQIPLGFSLALLSAGYLIGIAAGIAILVGSIIAWGVALPVISSLTGSAEGLATLSSWGVSVPMDILDSGSVSALAMTLWKTNVRFIGAGTLAIAAIWTLLTLVKPIIEGMKTSLRALNKNNVGEVIPRTELDLSPKIVLLISVVMFLVLIATFYSFVADSGLSATTAWSLVFASVIFAFLIGFLVAAACGYMAGLVGSSASPISGIGIIAITTISLLLLFLGGLNGMLETEKGTNFATALAIFTTSAVLAIATISNDNLQDLKTGYLVKATPWRQQVALLIGCIVGAAVISPVLELLYNAYGFTGATPRPNMDPNQVLAAPQATLMTTIAKGIFSHKLEWTMIITGLVVGAVVIMIDVMLAKKGSNLRIPALAVGMGIYLPPSITAPLIIGSVLSWLVASQVKKRAKAQNGDFKEMYKPVERKGALIASGLIVGESLVGVALAVLIVISISNGGSDAPLSISSWLEPVFGSSGVVEQLLGLAVFVIVCILFAKRVLSVLKAK; encoded by the coding sequence ATGGAAAATACATCACAGATCCGTGAGCTTACGCTGCGCGGAATTATCATTGGTGCGTTGATTACCGTGGTATTCACTGCATCAAACGTCTACTTAGGATTGAAAGTTGGTTTAACCTTTTCGTCCGCGATCCCTGCTGCCGTTATTTCAATGGCAGTGCTGCGTTTCTTTTCGAAGTCGAATATTTTAGAAAATAACATGGTACAGACGCAGGCATCTGCTGCCGGTACACTGTCATCGGTTATTTTTATCCTTCCTGGCCTGCTAATGATTGGCTATTGGAACAGCTTCCCGTTTTGGCAGACATTATTGATCTGTTCTGCGGGGGGGATGCTAGGGGTGGTGTTCTCTATTCCATTGCGCCATGCGATGGTGGTGAAGAGCAACCTGCCTTATCCTGAAGGGGTTGCAGCGGCCGAAATTCTGAAAGCTGGCTGTAATGATTATGTGGGTGATGACGGTAAGTTAGTCAGCACTAACGAAGGTGCTGAAGACGATAAAGACAATGGATTTCGCGATATTCTGTTTGGTGGCTTTATTGCATCAGTAGTGAGCTTCGCGACTAATGGCCTACGGATTTTGGCTGATGGTGCCAGCTACTGGTTCGTTCAGGGTCGTGCTATTTTCCAAATTCCGTTAGGTTTCTCTTTAGCGCTGCTGAGTGCGGGTTATCTGATTGGAATTGCGGCAGGTATCGCTATTCTAGTTGGTTCAATCATTGCTTGGGGTGTTGCTCTCCCCGTTATCAGTTCATTAACCGGCAGTGCGGAAGGGCTGGCGACGTTAAGTTCCTGGGGCGTTTCAGTGCCTATGGATATCTTAGACAGCGGTTCTGTTAGCGCGTTGGCGATGACGCTCTGGAAAACTAACGTGCGCTTTATCGGTGCTGGTACGTTAGCAATTGCTGCTATCTGGACGCTGCTGACGCTGGTTAAGCCGATTATTGAAGGAATGAAAACGTCTCTGCGCGCGTTAAATAAAAACAACGTGGGCGAAGTGATTCCAAGAACTGAGCTGGACCTGTCGCCGAAGATTGTTTTACTCATCAGCGTGGTGATGTTCCTTGTATTGATTGCAACCTTCTACTCTTTCGTTGCTGATAGCGGTTTATCTGCAACAACGGCCTGGAGTCTGGTGTTTGCTTCCGTTATTTTTGCTTTCCTGATTGGTTTTCTGGTTGCTGCGGCCTGTGGTTATATGGCGGGCTTAGTGGGTTCATCTGCCAGTCCAATCTCCGGTATCGGTATTATTGCGATTACGACCATCTCTCTGCTGCTGCTGTTTTTAGGTGGCCTGAACGGGATGCTGGAAACGGAAAAAGGTACCAATTTTGCTACCGCGCTGGCGATTTTTACGACCAGTGCGGTATTAGCAATTGCTACTATTTCTAACGATAACCTACAAGATCTGAAAACTGGCTATCTGGTAAAAGCGACACCGTGGCGTCAGCAGGTTGCATTATTGATTGGATGTATCGTGGGTGCGGCAGTGATTTCTCCGGTGCTTGAGCTGCTGTATAACGCTTATGGTTTTACCGGGGCGACACCTCGTCCGAATATGGATCCAAATCAGGTACTGGCTGCACCGCAGGCAACCTTAATGACGACGATTGCCAAAGGTATCTTCTCCCATAAACTGGAGTGGACCATGATCATCACCGGTCTGGTGGTGGGTGCGGTAGTGATTATGATTGATGTAATGTTGGCTAAGAAGGGCAGCAATCTGCGTATTCCTGCGCTGGCTGTGGGTATGGGTATCTACCTGCCGCCTTCTATTACGGCTCCGCTGATCATTGGTTCTGTACTCTCTTGGCTGGTTGCGTCTCAGGTGAAAAAACGCGCTAAGGCACAGAATGGTGATTTCAAAGAGATGTATAAGCCAGTTGAGCGTAAAGGTGCTCTGATTGCCTCTGGTCTGATCGTGGGTGAAAGTCTGGTGGGGGTAGCGCTGGCTGTGCTGATTGTTATCAGTATCAGTAACGGTGGTAGTGATGCACCTCTGTCCATTAGTTCATGGCTTGAGCCTGTCTTCGGTAGCTCTGGTGTGGTTGAGCAACTGCTAGGCCTGGCGGTGTTTGTGATTGTTTGTATCTTGTTTGCTAAACGCGTGTTGAGTGTGCTGAAAGCTAAATAA
- a CDS encoding LemA family protein, with protein MEKSFANIDVLLKQRADKIPVLIKVAEKVVTHQNELFIQLTQLRSGYLARRKTEEKV; from the coding sequence GTGGAAAAATCCTTTGCCAATATTGATGTACTGCTGAAACAGCGGGCTGATAAAATCCCAGTACTGATTAAAGTGGCAGAAAAGGTGGTGACGCATCAAAACGAGCTATTTATTCAGTTAACCCAATTACGCAGCGGTTATCTAGCCCGTCGTAAAACCGAAGAGAAAGTTTAG
- a CDS encoding MFS transporter: protein MADTLTSIASKEVAAAKPEKKVSGRRIIFASAFGNALEFFDFGVYNFFVVYIGVLFFPPTSDPNIGLLLAFATFGVSFFMRPLGGILIGAYADRFGRKPAMVLTILLMSLGTLMIGIAPTYASAGYWGTITLVLARLIQGVAAGGEVGASMSMLVESAPANRRGFYSSWALATQGLATTFGGLVALSLSAYLPIITGSPDVMSEWGWRVPFFIGVALAPIGCWLRLSLENDMSHPKPAKNQVVVVRESAVKLLGQHIRVINIGILLTIGSTVATYISLYYYGTYAAKYLKMDQNYAYAAMLLAGILTFVGGLLVGVLSDHVGRKKLVVISRMVILLLAYPSFWLLVNYPEPAVLLSVVFVMVCFTTLGAVPVMLVISELLPKRIRALGFALVYSVGVAIFGGFAQFFATQSIVWLDSLTAPAWYLGGATLFSMLALPFFKDPKRLEE, encoded by the coding sequence ATGGCAGATACATTAACTTCAATCGCCTCAAAGGAGGTTGCGGCTGCTAAACCGGAAAAGAAGGTTAGCGGTCGGCGTATTATCTTTGCTTCGGCGTTTGGTAATGCTTTAGAGTTTTTTGATTTTGGGGTGTACAACTTTTTTGTGGTGTACATTGGGGTACTGTTTTTTCCACCAACCAGCGACCCTAATATAGGGCTATTACTGGCTTTTGCCACCTTCGGCGTTAGTTTTTTTATGCGTCCTTTAGGGGGCATTTTGATTGGTGCTTACGCCGATCGCTTTGGCCGCAAACCTGCTATGGTGCTGACGATTTTGTTAATGAGTCTGGGTACCTTAATGATTGGTATTGCACCCACTTACGCCAGCGCAGGTTATTGGGGAACCATCACTCTGGTGCTTGCCCGTTTAATTCAGGGGGTAGCCGCGGGTGGCGAAGTGGGGGCTTCCATGTCAATGCTGGTGGAGTCGGCTCCGGCTAACCGCCGTGGTTTCTATAGCAGTTGGGCACTGGCCACTCAGGGGTTGGCGACCACCTTTGGTGGATTAGTGGCATTAAGTTTGAGCGCCTATTTACCGATAATAACCGGCTCGCCTGATGTGATGTCCGAGTGGGGATGGCGTGTACCGTTCTTTATTGGCGTGGCGCTAGCTCCTATTGGTTGCTGGCTGCGTCTGAGCTTGGAAAACGATATGTCGCATCCTAAGCCTGCTAAAAATCAGGTTGTTGTGGTGCGCGAAAGCGCAGTGAAGCTACTGGGTCAGCATATTCGGGTGATTAACATTGGTATACTACTGACGATTGGTAGCACGGTGGCTACCTACATCTCGCTTTACTATTACGGTACCTATGCTGCGAAATACCTGAAGATGGACCAGAATTATGCCTATGCGGCCATGCTCTTAGCCGGCATATTAACCTTCGTTGGTGGTTTGTTGGTTGGGGTGCTAAGCGATCATGTGGGCCGGAAAAAGCTGGTGGTGATCTCTCGAATGGTGATTCTGCTGTTGGCTTACCCGTCATTTTGGCTGTTGGTGAATTATCCTGAGCCTGCGGTTTTACTCTCGGTTGTCTTTGTGATGGTGTGTTTTACCACATTGGGAGCCGTGCCGGTGATGTTAGTCATCTCTGAATTACTACCAAAGCGTATTCGTGCGTTGGGGTTTGCGCTAGTTTACAGTGTTGGGGTAGCTATTTTTGGTGGCTTTGCTCAGTTTTTTGCCACTCAATCTATTGTTTGGTTAGACAGTCTGACTGCGCCTGCATGGTACCTGGGCGGCGCAACGCTGTTTTCTATGTTGGCGTTGCCATTCTTTAAAGATCCAAAACGCCTGGAAGAATAA
- a CDS encoding M20 aminoacylase family protein, translating to MIEQKVREYETLLQEIRHQIHENPELGLEEIKTSNLVAEKLTEWGYEVHRGMATTGVIGTLKVGDGKKTLGIRADMDALPIHEASGKSWSSKIPGRMHACGHDGHTTMLLGAAKYLAETRRFNGTLHLIFQPAEEMINGGEIMVKEGLFEQFPCDALFAMHNMPGFPTGQFLFQPGAFMASMDQYQIVIKGCGGHGAMPHKAIDPVVVASYVTTALQTIVSRNVDPLEAAVITVGSIIAGEAANVIPDTAVMKLSVRSLSRPTRELLLKRIPELVKAQAESFGAMADVKHLNGTPVLVNQEEMTQFAWQVAKQQFGEERAIYGAKPLMGSEDFAFMLDANPNGCYLMVGNGDKDEGTCMVHNPGYDFNDKCLVPGSTYWCALTEAYLK from the coding sequence ATGATTGAACAGAAAGTTCGTGAATATGAAACCCTGTTGCAGGAGATTCGTCATCAGATTCATGAAAACCCAGAACTGGGGCTGGAAGAAATTAAGACCAGCAATCTGGTCGCAGAAAAATTAACTGAATGGGGTTATGAAGTTCATCGTGGTATGGCAACCACTGGTGTTATCGGTACTCTGAAAGTCGGTGACGGCAAAAAAACACTGGGTATTCGTGCCGATATGGATGCGCTTCCCATTCATGAAGCTAGCGGCAAATCATGGAGCAGTAAAATTCCTGGTAGAATGCACGCCTGCGGTCATGATGGGCATACCACCATGCTGTTGGGGGCGGCTAAATATCTGGCAGAAACCCGTCGGTTTAACGGTACGCTACACCTGATTTTCCAGCCCGCTGAAGAGATGATTAACGGCGGTGAGATCATGGTAAAAGAGGGGCTGTTTGAGCAGTTCCCCTGTGATGCCCTTTTCGCCATGCACAATATGCCTGGCTTCCCGACCGGGCAATTCCTGTTTCAGCCGGGGGCATTTATGGCCTCGATGGATCAGTATCAGATTGTCATTAAGGGATGTGGTGGGCATGGTGCCATGCCTCATAAAGCCATCGATCCGGTAGTGGTTGCCTCGTATGTCACGACGGCGTTACAAACCATTGTGTCGCGCAATGTCGATCCTCTGGAAGCGGCAGTGATTACCGTTGGCAGTATTATTGCTGGTGAAGCCGCTAACGTTATTCCTGACACTGCGGTAATGAAGCTCAGCGTTCGCTCCCTGAGCCGGCCTACCCGTGAACTGTTGTTGAAACGTATCCCTGAGTTGGTTAAGGCGCAGGCTGAAAGTTTTGGTGCAATGGCAGATGTAAAACACCTCAATGGTACGCCGGTGTTGGTAAATCAGGAAGAGATGACGCAGTTTGCTTGGCAGGTGGCTAAACAGCAGTTTGGTGAAGAGCGTGCCATATATGGGGCGAAACCGCTAATGGGCAGTGAGGACTTTGCCTTTATGCTGGATGCCAACCCGAATGGTTGCTATCTGATGGTGGGAAATGGTGATAAAGATGAAGGTACCTGCATGGTGCATAATCCAGGTTACGATTTTAACGATAAGTGTCTGGTGCCGGGAAGTACATACTGGTGTGCGTTGACCGAAGCTTATCTGAAATAA
- a CDS encoding GFA family protein: protein MLKGSCLCGTVTYQLDEPINQLFFCHCSKCRKATGTAFNSAALIRSDKFTLLTGKASLKSFSSTPGVHRFFCGECGSPLYSARDNQPEAYRLRIGTLDTSITPAEKMHIFTASKAEWEDLCDDNPKFEERP from the coding sequence ATGTTAAAAGGAAGCTGCCTGTGCGGAACAGTAACCTATCAATTAGATGAACCCATTAATCAACTCTTTTTCTGCCACTGCTCAAAGTGTCGCAAAGCAACCGGAACGGCGTTTAATTCTGCTGCGCTTATTCGTTCTGACAAATTCACCTTACTGACTGGCAAAGCGAGTTTGAAAAGCTTTTCCTCCACACCGGGAGTTCATCGCTTTTTCTGCGGTGAGTGCGGCTCTCCCCTCTATAGCGCCAGAGATAATCAACCAGAAGCTTATCGCCTGCGGATAGGTACGCTGGACACGTCAATTACTCCAGCAGAGAAAATGCATATCTTCACTGCTTCAAAAGCGGAGTGGGAAGATTTGTGTGATGACAATCCAAAATTTGAAGAACGCCCTTAA
- the rlmF gene encoding 23S rRNA (adenine(1618)-N(6))-methyltransferase RlmF, which yields MTPSKKPFPTQKSELHPRNQHRQRYDFPVLIASCPDLAPFVSPNKYGDLSVNFSDPAAVKMLNKALLKHFYRIEQWDIPAGYLCPPIPGRADYIHYLADILAQTHGGEVPRGNAVHALDIGVGANAIYPIIGHISYGWKFVGTDIDPVSVGSAKLIAEANRNLSKAFDIRQQKDAGHIFRGVIRPTDRFDITLCNPPFHASAQEAEAVNLKKQRNLGHLKNDDKPVLNFGGKSHELWCEGGEEQFVRQMAQESAALAHQCLWFTTLVSKKTTLPVLYHALRYAGATEIKTIDMAQGQKASRIVAWTFLSDEQQAQWATTHWQKA from the coding sequence ATGACGCCATCTAAAAAACCGTTTCCGACGCAAAAATCAGAATTACACCCGCGTAATCAGCATCGCCAACGCTATGACTTCCCTGTGCTAATCGCCAGCTGTCCTGACCTTGCCCCTTTTGTTTCGCCCAATAAATATGGCGACCTCTCGGTCAACTTTTCCGATCCTGCGGCGGTAAAAATGTTGAATAAGGCATTATTAAAACATTTTTATCGTATCGAGCAGTGGGATATTCCGGCAGGTTATCTTTGCCCGCCGATTCCTGGTCGGGCTGACTATATTCACTATCTGGCAGATATTCTGGCACAAACTCATGGTGGGGAAGTTCCACGGGGTAATGCAGTTCATGCTCTGGATATTGGTGTTGGGGCTAACGCTATCTACCCAATTATTGGTCATATCAGCTATGGCTGGAAATTTGTGGGTACCGATATCGACCCTGTGTCTGTCGGCAGCGCCAAACTGATCGCTGAAGCCAACCGTAATCTTTCAAAAGCATTCGATATCCGCCAGCAAAAAGATGCCGGGCATATTTTCCGCGGCGTAATCAGACCAACTGACCGATTTGATATTACCCTGTGTAATCCTCCATTCCATGCTTCCGCCCAAGAGGCCGAAGCGGTTAACCTGAAAAAGCAGCGTAATCTGGGCCATCTGAAAAATGACGATAAGCCAGTGCTAAATTTTGGTGGTAAGAGTCATGAGCTCTGGTGTGAAGGAGGAGAGGAGCAGTTTGTGCGTCAAATGGCGCAGGAAAGCGCAGCGTTAGCCCATCAATGCCTGTGGTTTACCACCTTGGTTTCTAAAAAAACCACCTTACCGGTTTTGTATCACGCTTTACGCTATGCAGGGGCTACTGAGATAAAAACCATCGATATGGCTCAGGGGCAGAAAGCCAGCCGTATTGTGGCATGGACCTTCTTATCTGATGAGCAACAAGCGCAATGGGCCACAACCCATTGGCAAAAGGCGTAA
- a CDS encoding Gfo/Idh/MocA family protein yields the protein MSQLRIGVAGLGGIAQKAYLPILSRTENWALVGAFSPNQKKAKVICDSYRIACFSSLSELARHCDAVLVHSSTASHFQVVGELLKLGVHVYVDKPLAETLEQSEQLVELAHRQRKTLMVGFNRRFAPLYQQLKQGLDQASSLRMDKHRTHSVGPNDVRFTMLDDYLHVVDTALWLAGQDAKLMSEQLRVNQEKQMLYAEHHFRCGDTIVTTSMHRQAGSQRESVQAVTSGAVFQVDDMRRWRRESAQGIIELPTPGWQTTLEQRGFDGAIRHFIEAVSNQTPAETSGEQAIYAQRIVEQLLQSHSE from the coding sequence ATGTCTCAATTACGTATTGGCGTTGCCGGGCTGGGGGGCATTGCTCAAAAAGCCTATTTACCGATACTCAGCCGGACTGAGAACTGGGCGCTGGTTGGCGCTTTTTCGCCAAATCAGAAAAAGGCCAAAGTGATTTGCGACAGCTACCGCATTGCTTGCTTCTCCAGCCTGTCTGAACTGGCTCGCCACTGTGATGCGGTTCTGGTTCACAGCAGTACTGCCAGTCACTTCCAAGTGGTTGGTGAACTGCTAAAGCTGGGCGTTCATGTCTATGTGGATAAGCCGCTGGCGGAAACTCTGGAGCAGTCAGAGCAGTTGGTTGAACTGGCCCACCGGCAGCGAAAAACCTTGATGGTGGGGTTTAACCGACGCTTTGCACCGCTGTATCAGCAGCTTAAACAGGGCCTGGATCAGGCTTCCTCTCTGCGTATGGATAAACATCGTACCCATAGCGTAGGGCCAAATGATGTGCGCTTTACCATGTTGGATGATTATCTGCACGTTGTAGATACCGCGCTCTGGTTGGCTGGTCAGGACGCTAAACTGATGAGCGAACAATTGCGGGTGAATCAGGAAAAACAGATGCTGTACGCCGAGCACCATTTCCGCTGTGGCGATACCATCGTTACCACCAGCATGCATCGGCAGGCGGGCAGCCAGCGAGAAAGTGTACAAGCAGTCACCTCCGGAGCGGTTTTTCAGGTTGATGATATGCGCCGCTGGCGGCGTGAAAGCGCTCAGGGAATAATTGAATTGCCGACTCCTGGCTGGCAAACCACCCTCGAGCAGCGCGGTTTTGATGGGGCTATTCGCCATTTTATTGAGGCGGTGAGTAATCAGACTCCGGCTGAAACCTCCGGTGAACAAGCGATTTATGCCCAGCGGATCGTAGAGCAACTTCTGCAAAGCCACAGTGAGTAA